Proteins from one Blattabacterium sp. (Blattella germanica) str. Bge genomic window:
- a CDS encoding aspartate aminotransferase family protein, which translates to MKELERDFFQYQTQINPFIMKIIVDYADGNYIYGNNGKKYLDFVAGVSVNVLGHGNQIIKDAIKKQVDKYLHTMVYGEFIQNPCVMLCKKIAENTPEPLTTTYLVNSGTEAVEGALKLAKCYTGREEIISCKWAYHGSTHGSMSIMGNEKKKRPFRPLLPLVKFITFNHVDELIDSISEKTACVILETIQCSNGITLPDNSFLKKVREECHKKKALMILDEVQTGFGRTGKLFAFEHYGIVPDILIMGKGMGGGMPISAFTSSHEIMKTFCDSYPLGHLTTFGGNPISASASLATLEQLINSNIMKEVSMKEKWIRKYLVHDEIKSINGKGLLLSFELQDKNTVEKLLKNCIDKGLILFRFLFHSSYLRISPPLTITKEEIKKGCSIIIESLNQLKKK; encoded by the coding sequence ATGAAAGAATTAGAAAGGGATTTTTTTCAATATCAAACTCAAATTAACCCTTTTATCATGAAAATTATAGTGGATTATGCTGATGGAAATTATATTTATGGGAATAATGGTAAAAAATATTTGGATTTTGTGGCAGGTGTTTCCGTTAATGTATTAGGACATGGCAATCAAATAATAAAAGATGCTATAAAAAAACAAGTAGATAAGTATTTACATACTATGGTTTATGGTGAATTTATACAAAATCCTTGTGTAATGCTTTGCAAAAAAATAGCGGAAAACACTCCAGAACCATTAACTACTACTTATTTAGTTAATTCTGGAACAGAAGCAGTAGAAGGGGCTTTAAAATTAGCTAAATGTTATACTGGAAGAGAAGAAATTATTTCCTGTAAATGGGCTTATCATGGGAGTACTCATGGATCTATGAGTATTATGGGAAATGAAAAAAAGAAAAGACCTTTTAGACCACTCCTTCCTCTGGTTAAATTTATCACATTTAATCATGTTGATGAACTGATTGATTCTATATCAGAAAAAACAGCTTGTGTAATTTTAGAAACCATTCAGTGTTCGAATGGAATCACATTGCCTGATAATTCTTTTTTAAAAAAAGTAAGAGAAGAATGTCATAAAAAAAAGGCTTTAATGATCCTTGATGAAGTTCAAACTGGATTTGGAAGAACAGGAAAACTTTTCGCTTTTGAACATTATGGAATAGTTCCTGATATTTTAATAATGGGAAAAGGAATGGGAGGTGGGATGCCTATTAGTGCTTTTACTTCATCACATGAAATAATGAAGACTTTTTGTGATTCTTATCCTTTAGGACATTTAACTACTTTTGGAGGAAATCCTATTTCTGCTTCTGCTTCTTTAGCTACTTTAGAGCAACTTATCAATTCTAATATAATGAAAGAAGTATCCATGAAAGAAAAGTGGATTAGAAAATATTTGGTTCATGACGAAATAAAAAGTATTAATGGAAAAGGACTTCTTTTGTCTTTTGAGTTACAAGATAAAAATACAGTAGAAAAATTATTAAAAAATTGTATCGATAAAGGATTAATTTTATTTCGTTTTTTATTTCATAGTTCTTATTTACGTATATCGCCTCCATTAACTATCACAAAAGAGGAAATCAAAAAAGGATGTTCTATTATTATAGAAAGTTTAAATCAACTTAAAAAAAAATAA
- a CDS encoding OstA-like protein, giving the protein MLFILFFISFLNTAYSENIHIIHADLIQKNDHNDAIFLIGNIHFEYQKYHLFCDKAIYYKKNNRLYGYGNVQLKSKENKIISKKIYIEDNFSHFKLSGGVILFIGKIKLTADTINCNLKKKLFQAVNHVVFIFNKFRLTTNMLEYDFNKKKVFYIDSIIYYDDYIIHSKEGFFSLYEEKAELKNGIKLISKNYTVHANALEYFFKQKKINFNRSVLIVQNDKSDNFIYAQKALFFIQKKIFLLEKYVSIHCNEKIVKGKHLFFNQKKKYGFIRNFLLEDLKKKYFLIGGYGKFNFHNDSLILKENPKIVKTSKENSFIIDSDILKINLRKNSTYSIQAFSVKSFFLNESIQGKCNILNYESSNDYIKFSGNPIFWFQNHQITGESIDVSFLEKNEYSLKSIKIIKKASYIEKINSKEFNQVEGDMITGFFNEENTLEKILIQGNVKSIIFIDDKKEKKLMNKSSCGVLSLYLDKEKKITKIYCVEQVYSELIPLSEEPPNEFLFLSDKIWKEKPKICKNFFVYKEIEKYRKENYLEQEEIKTIKNRTKFL; this is encoded by the coding sequence TTGCTTTTTATTCTTTTTTTTATTTCATTTCTGAATACAGCATATTCTGAAAATATACATATAATTCATGCTGATTTAATACAAAAAAATGATCATAATGATGCTATTTTTTTAATAGGAAATATTCATTTTGAATATCAAAAATATCATCTTTTTTGTGATAAGGCTATTTATTATAAAAAAAATAATAGGTTGTATGGTTATGGAAACGTTCAATTAAAATCAAAAGAAAATAAAATAATTTCTAAAAAGATATATATAGAAGATAATTTCTCTCATTTCAAACTATCAGGAGGAGTCATTTTATTTATAGGAAAGATAAAATTAACAGCTGACACAATTAATTGTAATTTAAAAAAAAAATTGTTTCAAGCTGTTAATCATGTAGTTTTTATTTTCAATAAATTCAGGTTAACCACAAATATGTTAGAATATGATTTTAACAAAAAAAAAGTTTTTTATATAGATAGTATAATTTATTATGATGATTATATTATACATAGTAAAGAAGGTTTTTTTTCACTTTATGAAGAAAAGGCAGAATTAAAAAATGGAATTAAATTAATTAGTAAGAATTATACTGTACATGCTAATGCATTGGAATATTTTTTTAAACAAAAAAAAATAAATTTTAATCGTTCTGTTCTTATAGTCCAAAATGACAAATCAGACAATTTTATTTATGCTCAAAAAGCGTTATTTTTTATTCAAAAAAAAATATTTCTGTTAGAAAAATATGTTAGTATTCATTGCAATGAAAAAATTGTAAAAGGAAAACACCTGTTTTTTAATCAAAAAAAAAAATATGGATTTATTAGAAATTTTTTACTAGAAGATTTAAAAAAAAAATATTTTTTGATAGGTGGATATGGAAAATTTAATTTTCATAATGATTCTTTAATTTTAAAAGAAAATCCAAAAATTGTAAAAACATCAAAAGAAAATTCTTTTATTATTGATTCAGATATTTTAAAAATCAACTTAAGAAAAAATTCTACATATTCGATTCAAGCTTTTTCTGTAAAAAGTTTTTTTTTGAATGAATCGATTCAAGGAAAATGCAATATTTTGAATTATGAATCTTCAAATGATTATATCAAATTTAGTGGAAATCCCATATTTTGGTTTCAAAATCATCAAATAACTGGTGAATCTATCGATGTTTCTTTTCTAGAAAAGAATGAATATTCTTTGAAATCGATAAAAATTATAAAAAAAGCTTCTTATATAGAAAAAATAAATTCAAAAGAATTTAATCAAGTAGAAGGTGATATGATAACTGGTTTTTTTAATGAAGAAAATACTTTAGAAAAAATTTTAATTCAAGGAAATGTCAAAAGCATCATTTTTATTGATGACAAGAAAGAAAAAAAGTTAATGAATAAATCTTCTTGTGGGGTTCTATCATTATATTTAGATAAAGAAAAAAAAATCACAAAAATTTATTGTGTAGAACAAGTTTATTCAGAATTAATTCCTCTTTCTGAAGAGCCCCCCAATGAATTTCTTTTTCTTTCCGATAAAATTTGGAAAGAAAAACCCAAAATCTGCAAAAATTTTTTTGTGTACAAAGAAATAGAAAAATACAGAAAAGAAAATTATTTAGAACAAGAAGAAATAAAAACAATCAAAAATAGAACTAAATTCTTATAA
- a CDS encoding peptidylprolyl isomerase produces the protein MIKNSLKKFSLFLLFFLIYSHFSYSFEKLEGIYAIVGNEIILDSEIKTKNSKNCLDDLDDLLIEKLMLYHAKKDVSIQISNQELELKTQAFLSEMSKKYANQEEFLIQQFKKKEWIPKLTETIKNHLYIEKFYQKITDNVEISPKEVKYFFTKNKSKIPFLPKKMCISYLVCIPKLSQMNRMKIIDFLKKIKKEIHSDIDFSIQAILFSEDNYSASNGGLIQGIKINRLSKEFKHVVLSLSEKEISEPFETDSGFHIIKLEKNKDEVDLRHILIKPKYTKHELRKTKSFVDSIQKRIFNRNLENLIDKNNQIVNYSIWNKIWVEENQLSQNMKKALNSLEKGGISNPYKEIVNEKEAFFIVQLLDSIPSRPISFETDYTILKNLVKDIKKKDAIKNWAKKTLKKTYINCS, from the coding sequence ATGATAAAAAACAGTCTTAAAAAGTTTTCTCTTTTTTTATTATTTTTTTTGATATATAGTCATTTTTCTTATTCTTTTGAAAAATTAGAAGGAATTTATGCTATAGTAGGAAATGAAATTATCTTAGATTCAGAAATAAAAACTAAGAACTCAAAAAATTGTTTAGATGATCTGGACGACCTTTTGATTGAAAAATTAATGCTTTATCATGCAAAAAAAGATGTTAGTATACAAATAAGTAATCAAGAATTAGAATTGAAAACTCAAGCATTTTTATCAGAAATGAGTAAAAAATATGCAAATCAAGAAGAATTTTTGATACAACAGTTTAAAAAAAAAGAATGGATCCCAAAATTAACCGAAACAATTAAAAATCATCTATACATAGAAAAATTCTATCAAAAAATAACAGACAATGTGGAAATTTCTCCTAAAGAAGTAAAATATTTTTTTACTAAAAACAAGAGTAAAATTCCTTTTTTACCCAAAAAAATGTGCATTTCTTATCTAGTTTGTATTCCAAAATTAAGTCAAATGAACAGAATGAAAATTATAGACTTTTTAAAAAAAATAAAAAAAGAAATACATTCTGACATTGATTTTTCTATTCAAGCTATTTTATTCTCTGAAGATAATTATTCAGCATCGAATGGTGGATTAATTCAAGGAATTAAAATAAATCGTCTTTCAAAAGAATTTAAACATGTAGTTCTATCTCTATCAGAAAAGGAAATATCTGAACCTTTCGAAACAGATTCAGGATTCCATATCATAAAATTAGAAAAAAATAAAGATGAAGTCGATCTCAGACATATTTTAATTAAACCAAAATATACAAAACATGAATTAAGAAAAACAAAATCATTTGTAGATTCTATTCAAAAACGAATTTTCAATCGAAATCTCGAAAATTTGATAGACAAAAACAATCAAATTGTAAATTACTCAATATGGAATAAAATTTGGGTTGAAGAAAATCAATTGTCACAAAATATGAAAAAAGCATTAAATTCTTTAGAAAAAGGAGGTATTTCTAATCCTTATAAAGAAATTGTTAATGAAAAGGAAGCTTTTTTCATTGTCCAATTATTAGATAGCATTCCTTCTCGTCCTATTTCTTTTGAAACAGATTACACAATATTAAAAAATCTTGTAAAAGACATTAAAAAAAAAGATGCAATAAAAAATTGGGCAAAAAAAACATTAAAAAAAACTTACATAAATTGTTCTTAA
- a CDS encoding ABC transporter ATP-binding protein, which translates to MKENLKRKRSSLKQLIKISLDYKLILIATVTTSVLISFISAYRPKLIQKAIDIHILYKDFLGLKNILMLIIVLLFLESIFHFILLYLSNVLAQNVIERIRILLFEKLLHFRNSFFNKTPIGKLVSYAVSDIETITVIFNDGILLVSGDVLRIIMIIIMMFTVHKKLSFIVFFTIPFMYIITRFFQKTLKKTFHEERVQTSRLNSFLQENIIGMSVIQLFHKEKEEFLKFQSINRRLMNAHFKTIFYFSIFFPIVELVSAVTISIVIFYGGFHAIEKGNVKPGQIIAFIFFIYLLFRPMRQIADRFNIIQRGIAGIERIFSILNSDDIIINQGNLRLNKFKGHIVFNNVHFSYIENEMVLNGISFEIQPGEKVAIVGSTGSGKSTITHLISRLYEINKGNIWIDGHSIQDIELKNLRSHIRVVTQDTFLFNDSIINNITLGDPSISIDQIENMAKKIGIHSFITSLPNGYQYIVKERGGLLSLGEKQLISFLRVQMHPYSILILDEATASLNKELEKMIYNATDFLTKQKTSIIITHRLSTLENADKILAINKGSIIEKGTHQELIQLNGYYAGLYKESFKKN; encoded by the coding sequence ATGAAAGAAAATTTGAAAAGGAAAAGATCTTCCTTAAAACAGCTTATTAAAATTAGTTTAGATTACAAATTAATACTGATAGCAACAGTCACTACTTCCGTATTAATATCTTTTATTTCCGCTTATCGTCCGAAGTTAATACAAAAAGCTATAGACATTCATATCCTTTATAAGGATTTTTTGGGACTAAAAAACATATTGATGTTGATTATTGTGCTTCTTTTCTTAGAAAGCATATTTCATTTTATTTTATTATATCTCTCTAATGTTTTAGCTCAAAATGTCATTGAAAGAATTAGAATTCTTTTATTTGAAAAGTTATTGCATTTTAGAAATTCTTTTTTTAATAAAACTCCAATAGGAAAATTGGTCTCTTATGCCGTATCAGATATAGAGACTATTACTGTAATATTTAATGATGGAATATTACTTGTTTCTGGAGATGTGTTAAGAATTATTATGATTATAATAATGATGTTTACAGTACATAAAAAATTATCTTTTATTGTTTTTTTTACTATTCCTTTCATGTATATCATTACTCGATTTTTTCAAAAAACACTCAAAAAAACCTTTCATGAAGAACGAGTACAAACTTCACGTTTGAACAGTTTTCTGCAAGAGAATATTATAGGAATGTCTGTTATTCAACTTTTTCATAAAGAAAAAGAAGAATTCTTGAAATTTCAATCTATTAATCGTAGATTGATGAATGCTCATTTTAAAACTATTTTTTATTTTTCCATTTTCTTTCCTATAGTAGAACTTGTATCTGCAGTAACAATAAGTATTGTTATATTTTATGGAGGATTTCATGCAATTGAAAAAGGAAATGTAAAACCTGGACAAATTATTGCTTTCATTTTTTTTATTTATCTTCTTTTTCGTCCCATGCGACAAATAGCAGATCGATTTAATATCATACAAAGAGGAATAGCTGGAATAGAAAGAATATTTTCTATATTAAATTCTGATGATATCATTATTAATCAGGGAAACTTACGTTTAAATAAATTTAAAGGACATATTGTATTTAATAATGTTCATTTTTCTTATATTGAAAATGAGATGGTTTTGAATGGAATTTCTTTTGAAATTCAACCTGGAGAAAAGGTGGCCATAGTAGGATCTACAGGATCCGGAAAATCTACTATTACTCATTTGATATCCAGATTATATGAAATCAATAAAGGAAACATTTGGATAGATGGACATTCCATTCAAGATATTGAACTTAAAAATTTAAGATCTCATATTAGAGTCGTCACACAAGATACATTTTTATTTAATGATTCGATTATAAATAATATTACATTAGGAGATCCTTCAATTAGTATTGATCAAATAGAAAATATGGCAAAAAAGATAGGAATTCATAGTTTTATTACATCATTGCCTAATGGTTATCAATATATTGTAAAAGAAAGAGGAGGATTGCTTTCACTTGGAGAAAAACAGTTAATTTCTTTTTTAAGAGTTCAAATGCATCCTTATTCTATACTTATATTAGATGAGGCGACTGCTTCTTTAAATAAAGAGTTAGAAAAAATGATTTATAATGCTACAGATTTTCTAACTAAACAAAAAACCTCTATTATTATCACTCATCGTCTTTCTACATTAGAAAATGCTGATAAAATATTAGCGATCAATAAGGGAAGTATTATAGAAAAAGGAACTCATCAAGAACTGATTCAGCTTAATGGATATTATGCTGGATTGTATAAAGAATCTTTTAAAAAAAATTAA
- a CDS encoding Rid family detoxifying hydrolase — protein sequence MIPKKISIEKIPSSGPYSTCVLVENFLFVSGQIAVDPKTGKLISDSIEIETRRIMENLKIILSENEIGFQNVIKTSIFVKNMNHFSKINDVYSDFFHDGNYPARETIQVSGLPKNANIEISLIAFKN from the coding sequence ATGATTCCCAAAAAAATTTCAATAGAAAAAATTCCATCTTCTGGACCATATAGTACATGTGTTCTTGTAGAAAATTTTTTATTTGTTTCTGGACAAATAGCCGTGGATCCAAAAACTGGAAAATTAATTTCCGATTCTATAGAAATAGAAACAAGGAGAATAATGGAAAATCTGAAAATTATTCTTTCAGAAAATGAGATAGGATTTCAAAATGTTATAAAGACTTCCATTTTTGTAAAAAACATGAATCATTTTTCCAAAATCAATGATGTCTATTCTGATTTTTTTCATGATGGAAATTACCCAGCTAGAGAAACTATACAAGTCTCTGGACTCCCAAAAAATGCTAACATAGAAATATCTTTGATTGCATTCAAAAATTAG
- the truA gene encoding tRNA pseudouridine(38-40) synthase TruA, with product MRFFIELAYNGKYFYGWQVQKKVSTVEGNLEYCLSKLLKESINVIGAGRTDKGVHAKQMFAHFDYKGKISNNLIKKLNVFLPKSIKVLNIFPVKENIHARFNAIKRIYKYYLVRDKNPFYQDFSWHCFYPLNIQRMNIASKKLMGHKDFSSFCKKKTFETRNNICKVNHVCWSVNNNVFCFTIEANRFLRSMVRSIIGTLIDVGRNKISVNEFSEIIESKNSNFCKSIVPACGLFLTRILYPEDIFL from the coding sequence TTGAGATTTTTTATTGAATTGGCTTATAATGGTAAATATTTTTATGGATGGCAAGTCCAAAAAAAAGTAAGCACTGTAGAGGGAAATTTAGAATATTGTTTATCTAAATTGTTAAAAGAATCTATCAATGTAATAGGTGCTGGAAGAACGGATAAAGGAGTACATGCTAAACAAATGTTTGCGCATTTTGATTACAAAGGTAAAATCAGTAATAATTTGATAAAAAAATTAAATGTTTTTCTCCCTAAATCCATTAAAGTATTAAATATTTTTCCCGTAAAAGAGAATATTCATGCAAGATTTAATGCTATAAAACGAATATATAAATATTATTTAGTACGTGATAAAAATCCATTTTATCAAGATTTTTCTTGGCATTGTTTCTACCCATTAAATATTCAACGAATGAATATAGCTTCAAAAAAGCTAATGGGACATAAAGATTTTAGTTCTTTTTGCAAAAAAAAAACTTTTGAAACAAGAAACAATATATGTAAAGTGAATCATGTTTGTTGGTCCGTGAATAATAATGTTTTCTGTTTTACTATTGAAGCTAATAGATTTCTCAGATCTATGGTTAGATCTATTATTGGAACTCTGATTGATGTTGGAAGAAACAAAATAAGCGTCAATGAATTTTCAGAAATTATAGAATCTAAAAATTCTAATTTTTGTAAATCAATAGTTCCTGCATGCGGTCTGTTTCTTACCAGAATTCTTTATCCAGAAGATATTTTTTTATGA